From one Coffea eugenioides isolate CCC68of chromosome 11, Ceug_1.0, whole genome shotgun sequence genomic stretch:
- the LOC113752590 gene encoding WAT1-related protein At3g30340-like produces the protein MAKRDCFDQWKPVVAMVGVSFASAIVNISLKKALNQGMSHLLFITYRQSISAIFLIPIVCFWERKCWKHLTCGILCSLFFSGLLGATLTQYFFLVGLRYTSPTYTCAFINVVPVITFMLALPLRQEKVNLKISSGRAKVLGTIVCVGGALVLILYKGMPVINAPKSSPAMLQKAKHDTENWVIGSIFLALGGIVWASWFLIQSWIGKFYPYQYCSTALLCFFSAIQSAILCVAVERPNSWTLKGPLQIFTIIYAGIVGSGLGYVSMSWCVKQRGPVFTAAFSPFLQIFVAIFGVSLLHEQINLGSILGSILVIIGMYILLWGKSKEADTDHKNASEKVGDCNHTLPVTTPTAAGSITSG, from the exons ATGGCCAAAAGGGATTGTTTTGATCAGTGGAAACCGGTGGTTGCGATGGTGGGCGTTAGTTTTGCCTCGGCCATTGTTAACATATCACTCAAGAAGGCCCTGAATCAGGGAATGAGCCATTTGCTCTTTATCACTTACAGGCAATCCATCTCTGCTATTTTCTTGATCCCCATTGTCTGTTTCTGGGAAAG GAAATGCTGGAAACATCTCACTTGTGGCATATTATGCAGTCTTTTTTTCAGTGGACTACTCGG GGCAACCCTTACTCAATACTTCTTCCTTGTTGGGCTTAGATATACATCACCAACGTACACTTGCGCTTTCATTAACGTGGTGCCAGTGATTACATTTATGTTGGCCCTGCCACTTAG GCAGGAGAAAGTTAACTTGAAAATTTCAAGTGGAAGAGCAAAGGTGTTGGGCACAATAGTTTGTGTTGGAGGAGCCTTAGTTCTAATCCTGTACAAAGGAATGCCAGTGATCAATGCGCCTAAATCATCCCCTGCAATGCTCCAGAAAGCCAAGCATGATACCGAAAATTGGGTTATTGGTTCCATATTTCTTGCGTTGGGTGGCATCGTGTGGGCTTCATGGTTTCTCATTCAGTCTTGGATTGGAAAATTTTACCCCTATCAGTATTGCAGCACAGCTCTTTTGTGTTTCTTCAGTGCTATCCAATCAGCCATCTTATGTGTTGCCGTCGAAAGACCCAATTCTTGGACCCTCAAAGGACCATTACAGATTTTTACTATCATTTATGCT GGAATCGTGGGATCAGGTCTGGGCTACGTAAGCATGTCATGGTGTGTAAAACAAAGGGGGCCTGTTTTCACTGCAGCATTTAGTCCTTTCCTACAAATCTTTGTTGCTATCTTTGGTGTCTCCTTACTTCATGAACAGATAAATCTTGGAAG CATTTTGGGATCCATTCTTGTTATAATTGGTATGTATATTCTTCTATGGGGAAAGAGCAAGGAAGCAGACACTGATCACAAGAATGCTTCTGAAAAAGTTGGAGATTGCAACCACACCTTGCCAGTCACTACACCAACAGCTGCTGGCTCAATAACTTCTGGATAA
- the LOC113752588 gene encoding uncharacterized protein LOC113752588: MVFNEWKPVVAMLGVYFAFAVVNVAMKKVLTEGMSNLLIVTYRQSISLIFLVPIAYFRERKYWRNITAVILCGLFCNALVGVTLTQYVFLTGLKYTSATYSTAFSNMIPVFTFVLALLLRQEKLDMKKKSGRVKVLGTLICVGGALVLILYKGRIVLNAPKSPPILLEKAKNGRINWASIIGSTFPPIGNFLWASWFVMQARIGNMYPYQYSSTAMFSFFSAIQSGILCLVIDRHISWALKGSIQISSLIFAGIVGSGLGYVGMSWCVKERGPVFTSAFSPLIQVFVIIFDASLLHEQIGLGSILGSILVVIGMYTLLWGKGNEIDLHKNVPPANQEKDGDCDRTLPVTAPTAVSPTNSVPVTTPTAVSSTNSHLPEAMDKRDCVDQWKPVAAMFGVCFALAIVNICLKKALNQGMSHLLIVTYRQSISTIFLAPLAHFWERKCWNNLTGGILCGLFFGGLLGATLTQYFFLVGLKNTSATYTCAFINMAPVFTFILALPLRQEKVNLKNTSGRAKVLGTLICVGGALVLILYKGMPVINAPKSSPVMLQKAKHDTAKWVIGSIILALGGILWASWFLIQARIGKYYPYQYSSTAMLSFCSAVQSAILCAIIERPNSWTLKGPLQISSIIYAGVVGSGLCYVCMSWCVKQRGPVFTAAFSPFIQIFAAIFDVSLLHEQINLGSILGSILVVVGMYVLLWGKSKEVDLELDNRNVQEKVGDTNHALSVTTPIDAGSTTSA; this comes from the exons ATGGTGTTTAATGAGTGGAAACCTGTGGTTGCAATGCTGGGAGTTTATTTTGCTTTTGCAGTTGTTAATGTAGCTATGAAGAAGGTACTAACTGAGGGTATGAGCAATTTGCTAATTGTCACTTACAGGCAATCCATCTCCCTTATTTTCTTGGTCCCCATTGCCTATTTCCGGGAGAG GAAATACTGGAGGAATATCACAGCTGTCATATTGTGTGGTCTATTTTGCAATGCACTAGTAGG GGTCACACTTACTCAATATGTCTTCCTCACTGGACTCAAATATACATCAGCAACATATTCTACTGCTTTCAGCAATATGATCCCTGTATTTACATTTGTTTTGGCACTGCTGCTTCG GCAGGAGAAATTGgacatgaaaaagaaaagtggaAGGGTTAAGGTGTTAGGCACACTTATCTGTGTTGGAGGAGCTTTAGTTCTGATACTATACAAAGGAAGGATTGTATTGAATGCTCCTAAATCACCACCTATTTTGCTTGAGAAAGCAAAGAATGGGAGGATAAATTGGGCTAGCATAATTGGTTCCACATTTCCACCTATAGGTAATTTTTTGTGGGCTTCATGGTTTGTGATGCAAGCTCGGATTGGCAACATGTACCCCTATCAATATTCTAGCACGGCCATGTTTTCCTTCTTCAGCGCCATCCAGTCAGGCATTCTGTGTCTTGTCATTGACAGACACATTTCATGGGCTCTCAAAGGATCAATTCAGATATCGAGTCTCATATTCGCG GGAATTGTGGGATCAGGTCTAGGCTATGTGGGAATGTCATGGTGTGTGAAAGAAAGAGGACCTGTTTTTACATCAGCATTTAGCCCTCTCATACAAGTTTTTGTGATCATCTTTGATGCCTCCTTGCTTCATGAACAGATAGGCCTCGGAAG CATTCTGGGATCCATTTTGGTTGTTATTGGAATGTATACTCTTCTGTGGGGAAAAGGCAATGAAATAGACCTTCACAAGAATGTTCCGCCAGCAAATCAAGAAAAAGATGGAGATTGCGATCGCACCTTGCCAGTCACTGCACCAACTGCTGTCAGCCCAACAAATTCTGTGCCAGTCACTACACCAACTGCTGTCAGCTCAACAAATTCT CATTTACCAGAGGCGATGGACAAAAGGGATTGTGTTGATCAATGGAAACCAGTGGCTGCAATGTTTGGCGTTTGTTTTGCTTTGGCTATTGTTAACATATGTCTCAAGAAAGCTCTGAATCAGGGAATGAGCCATTTGCTCATCGTCACTTACAGGCAGTCCATCTCCACCATTTTCTTGGCCCCCCTTGCCCATTTCTGGGAAAG GAAATGCTGGAACAATCTCACAGGTGGCATATTATGTGGTCTTTTTTTCGGTGGACTACTTGG GGCCACGCTTACTCAATATTTCTTCCTTGTCGGGCTTAAAAATACATCAGCAACATACACTTGTGCTTTCATTAATATGGCGCCAGTTTTTACATTCATCCTGGCCCTGCCACTTAG GCAGGAAAAAGTTAACTTGAAAAACACGAGTGGAAGAGCAAAGGTGTTGGGCACACTAATTTGTGTTGGAGGAGCCTTAGTTCTAATTCTGTACAAAGGAATGCCAGTGATTAACGCGCCTAAATCATCCCCTGTAATGCTCCAGAAAGCCAAGCATGACACAGCAAAATGGGTTATTGGTTCGATAATTCTTGCTTTGGGTGGCATTCTATGGGCTTCATGGTTTCTAATTCAAGCTAGGATTGGAAAGTATTACCCTTATCAGTATTCTAGCACAGCCATGCTGTCTTTCTGCAGTGCTGTCCAATCAGCCATCTTATGTGCTATCATCGAAAGACCGAATTCTTGGACCCTCAAAGGACCATTACAGATTTCTAGTATCATTTACGCT GGAGTTGTAGGATCAGGTCTGTGCTATGTATGCATGTCATGGTGCGTCAAACAACGGGGACCTGTTTTCACTGCAGCATTTAGCCCTTTCATACAAATTTTTGCTGCTATCTTCGATGTCTCATTACTTCATGAACAGATAAATCTTGGAAG CATTCTGGGATCCATTCTTGTTGTCGTTGGTATGTATGTACTCCTGTGGGGAAAAAGCAAGGAAGTAGACCTTGAGCTTGATAACAGGAATGTTCAAGAAAAAGTTGGAGATACCAACCACGCCTTGTCAGTCACTACGCCGATAGATGCCGGATCAACAACTTCTGCATAA
- the LOC113752894 gene encoding 50S ribosomal protein L15, chloroplastic, whose protein sequence is MAALLSLSSPTPTRTSSAVHHHPSSPFKGNVRNFKANPSFVFPSSVRITDKTGTKQRAPLIVLNKAYADSSSSSIQAASGISSFRFRLNNLGPQPGSTKKAKRKGRGHSAGQGGSCGFGMRGQKSRSGPGVRKGFEGGQMPLYRRIPKLRGIAGGMHAGLPKYVPVNLKDVEDAGFQEGEEVSLESLKKKGLINPSGRERRLPLKILGDGELSVKLSFKARAFSASAKEKLEAAGCSLMVLPGRKKWVKPSVAKNLARAAEYFAKKNAAAAESADPSS, encoded by the exons ATGGCTGCtctcctctccctctcctccccAACTCCTACAAGAACTTCATCAGCCGTCCACCACCATCCCTCTTCTCCATTCAAG GGGAATGTGAGAAATTTTAAGGCAAACCCAAGTTTTGTTTTTCCGTCTAGTGTAAGAATTACTGATAAAACTGGGACTAAGCAAAGAGCACCATTGATAGTGTTGAACAAAGCTTATGCggactcttcttcttcttcaattcaaGCTGCTTCTGGTATCTCTAGCTTTCGATTTCGGTTGAATAATTTAGGTCCTCAACCTGGGTCTACAAAGAAAGCGAAGAGAAAGGGTAGAGGTCACTCTGCTGGGCAAGGGGGTAGCTGTGGATTTGGGATGAGGGGTCAGAAATCAAGGTCTGGTCCAGGTGTCCGAAAGGGGTTCGAAGGCGGTCAAATGCCGTTGTACCGAAGGATTCCTAAGCTTAGAGGCATTGCTGGAG GTATGCATGCTGGACTACCAAAATATGTCCCAGTAAATCTGAAAGACGTAGAGGATGCAGGATTCCAAGAGGGAGAAGAGGTATCCCTAGAGTCATTGAAGAAGAAGGGTCTGATCAACCCATCAGGAAGAGAAAGGAGACTTCCTTTAAAG ATCTTGGGTGATGGAGAGCTTAGCGTGAAGCTGAGCTTCAAAGCACGCGCCTTTTCAGCATCGGCAAAAGAGAAGCTTGAAGCTGCTGGCTGTTCTTTAATGGTTCTCCCTGGCAGAAAGAAGTGGGTGAAACCATCAGTTGCCAAGAACCTAGCTCGTGCTGCAGAAtattttgcaaagaaaaatgCAGCTGCAGCTGAGTCAGCTGACCCTTCTTCTTGA